The DNA segment CTTATTACTTTTTTGTATCCCCCTGTTCCTCGGATACAATTCGATCCTTCTACGGCCAATTCTCAATTTGTGGAAAGCCTTCGATGGCTTCCTTATGAAAACATCCATTTGTATATGGGTATAGACGGTCTTTCATTATTCTTCGTGATATTGACCACATTTCTGATCCCTATTTGCATTTCAGTGGGTTGGTCTGGTATGAGAAGTTTTGGGAAAGAGTATATTACAGCATTTCTAATTCGTGAATTTCTAATGATCGCCGTGTCCTGCATGCTGGATCCTCTACTATTCTATGTTCTTTCCGAAAGCGTGCCAATCCCTATGTTGTGCGGAGCTGAGCATCTTCTATTCGCTGGGATCAAGCTTTTCCTCTGCAGGGGCCTTGTGCAGTAAACCCCCTACGGGCGGTCCCCCGTCGTCGTAAAGTAGTAAAGGTCCCCGCGAAGCTTTCGGGAAGAGGGGTAGTCTTGTGCGTAAGCATAGCATTTCTGGTCGAACCACCGAACCACACATCTTTTTTTGGTGGGAGGGTACTCCGAGTAGTGGGTACCTCGTAGGACCTCGACCCGCCTACTCTGGTCTTGTATGGATATGCAGGAAGGGGTGCTCCTAGGTGTGTGTAGGGGGTGTGTTTGTTCGCGAGAATGGATTCCTCGTCAAGTCAGGGGGGGTGTGGACACACTTGCGCGAATTCGGGTAACGGCTACAAGGGATAAAAATAAAGGAAACTGTACCCGACCAGGGATGGACGTAAACTCGTAAGCTACCGAGGGTAGGGATAATCGTCCAGGTCttattgtttaaaaaaaaagccgCCCCGCCACAGCAGGCAGGTTAGTTCCTCTGTCGTTGCCGGAGAGTTCTTGGCGAAGAGACCTTAGGATAAGTTGCTAAAACAAACGGAGGGGGGAGGATCGACCCGTTCAGTAGAATTCCGAAGAAAGACTGTTGGCAGCAGGTGGAGACATTTCTTTGGCCCCTTCCAAATAAATGCGGGCAGGGTAGAGCTCGGCAGAGGGTTCGAGAATAGGGTTTTTTACGGTCGGGTCCCCTACCACTAGTCCGGCTAGCCTTCTTCGGGCAGGAAGCAGGCCGGGCCCGACGGGCGGGCATCTCCCGCAACGCAAGCTGCATTGTTCGCCACCACCCGAGAAGCAAAAGATTCGAGAGTCAAGGCGGAAAAGACAAGCATAGTGGTCTAATGACAAGGGCCGACGACGGAAGCTCGGGACGGAGCCGTATGATGCGGAAGTCTCACGTACGGTTCCCTGAGAAGGGAGTGGCTACCCACTGGAGCTTCGACCAACCACCACCGGTCAATTTCGCTTTGGGGCCACCCCTGACTCTACCATCATTATAGGGGTATGGGGTTCGAGACAAAGAAAGATCAAGGCAGCATATCAGTTTTTCCTATATACTTTACTTGGATCCGTTTTTATGCTATTAGCTATTCTGTTGATTCTTCTCCAAACAGGAACCACCGATTTACAAATTTTATTAACCACAGAATTTAGTGAGCGGCGCCAAATCCTTCTATGGATTGCCTTTTTCGCCTCTTTTGCCGTCAAAGTGCCTATGGTACCAGTTCATATTTGGTTACCCGAAGCCCATGTAGAGGCACCTACGGCTGGATCCGTCATCTTGGCAggaattcttttaaaattgGGAACCTACGGGTTTTTAAGATTTTCAATACCCATGTTTCCCGAAGCGACACTTTGTTTCACTCCTTTCATTTATACTCTAAGTGCGATTGCTATAATATATACTTCCTTGACCACTTTAAGACAGATCGATCTTAAGAAGATCATTGCCTACTCCTCAGTAGCCCATATGAATTTGGTGACTATTGGTATGTTTAGTCGGGCGGCGGCCGTTAGGTCACCTATTTTGAGTTATGGACACACAAGCAAGGCCAAAACATGTGTGCCGGGCGTGCGACCCATCAACCTACTAGCAATAGGGGAGAAAACTTAGCATGTCGCAACAAAAGCGTCGATTCGAGGCGTCAGCAAAACACCGCCGTCTGTTCCTAAAACAAAACCCCTTAGCGCCCCGGGACGGGAGTGGGGGACGGCCCTACGCAGACAGCAGCAGCACCGGCTCTACGAAGTCCGAATCGAATCTTTCGGTTGGCTTTCCCGTGAATAAGAATAGTTGGGCGCGGCGAAGCGAGCGCTTTTAGCTGTTTCGCTTGCTTCTTTCTTATTGTGGCGGCTATTATATTATGGCGTGGCTGAAATGAACGAAAAGCGAGATGAACCTTTCAAATCGATTGATAGATGGCCTGATCTGTTCTGATAGATCGAAAGGGAATCTATCAATAATAAGGGTTGACCTCTTTCTATCTATTGATGATACAAGATATCTATCTATTCTGGATCCATCATAAATAAATCGATATGTATCTGATGGAGTCTACATCGTATGTAGAGCGCCCAAGCGCTTTTTTGGCCTGCTCAGTTCTATTATCCATCGGTCCAATGCACTGGCTCATCTCATGGAGGGAAAAAGCAAATGTAGTTAGTTGTCTTGTTGTTGTTCGCCGCCTCGACACATTCCCCGGCATCGTCCCACACAGAAAGAAAGAGCGTGGAGCCCCGGCCCGACCTGTAAGTCCGCTAACGTAAAGCGAGGAGTTGAGCCTGAACTGGCGAACCGAAGTGACTTTCGTAACCATACTTCCTACAGCTAACACGTGTCCAGTCCAGCGGGAACGCGCAGCGCAAACGAACGTGAGCTGCTATACCGAATCCCCCGCAGGCCATCGGGGACCTAGTGGTAAGGCCATGATCCGCAGGGGAAGGGATCACTCATTCTTCTATTGGGGACAGGTGCACGAACGACAACTCCAAACGTCAGACATCCGCCGCCTATACCTACCGTTTAGGTGGCACCAGCGAGATCCAGCTAAGGTAAGGAACTTCGTGTCGCGGCTGCTCCACTCCGCTGCGGTCTTTTGAACTGAACTTCGTTGCCTTCCCGCGCGCGAAACGAATGGGCGCTGTGTCGTGGGTCAGTTTTGGGGTGGGGGGCAGAGAGAGACCAGAAGAATGATTCATTTGGATCGACGAGCCATTTCGCGAATCAATAGAATGTCTCTctatccatatctattctaTCTTTATATGACGGGccataaaaaaaagaagtatttttttttatggCATGTGAGATGATCGCGCCTAGTAGCCACATATCAGCTGCGCTCAATATGCGGGATTTCCGTTGGATCAGATCTTTCGCTTTGACGAATTTGGACCTAGCGAAAAGGACTCTAAGCCTTCGCGCAAACAAGCAAAGTAGAAGCAAGACGAGGAAGCGGAGCTGTCGTAGAAGCAGTAGCTTCCCCCGACAATATACAATACAACAGTAGCGACCATGAATAAAAAAGCCCCTAGTTTAACGAGTTCGCTGCTTTTCCCGGGCCGGAGAAGGGCAACTACTTATTGATTGATCGCCTTTCTTTGATATGTGTTCAATTTAGTACAATACAAACTACAACTAGATCAAAGCGGAAGGGCCACTCACTATAGAAGCTATAACTAGCCTAGCCCTAGCCAATAGTATAGAGTTTAGTAGTCGGCCAAACCCCCATGCTCACGACATGTTCTTGATATTGATTGAGTTGGAGGGAGTCAGAGACTACCACGGAATCCTTCCATAGTCACCCCGGTGACCTTCGTCACCAAAGCGTCACGACAGTTTCCAAGACCCCTCATATAATCTCCAGTGGGGATCAGTCGGAGCACGTAGGAATGCCGACCACTACATAAGCCGCTGGCGGAGAAAGCTCGAAGAGCTTCCCTTCATTCGCTTCGCGGGAGTCGCACACAGCACATAGCTGGAAGTCAGAGGGCCCGTACTACCTGCCTAACCCTTCGCTCCGAGGGACCGTAGAACGGAAAGCGCCTTCTAAACAACTCGGCAGAAGGGAAGGGGCCTATGTATTTGCATGACCCCTGCGGATTTGACCCTACCTACACCCGGAGCCAATCCCCTAGCGGTCCTGCCACCACGCCGCAGAACAGGAGCTCGTGTGGAACCTTGGATTTCTGGCGTAACAGCGGTGGAAGGTATAAAAATATTACGGCCGCATAACATAGGGGCCTACGCTAAGGTCGGCCAAAATATGGACACCCGAAGGGCCCGGCGCGCACAATCCTATCCTATCTGAGCCCGTCATTGCATGCACTTCGGACAGCCGCCCGTAGCATCATAAAGAGCACCTCCCTTTCGAGGTACCCAAAAATGGAACGGTCTTTATTTGTGTTGTTGGTTGGTCTTTCTCAACGTGGTCTATAGCACGAAAAACCATTCTTTACAAGATAGGGCCGTTCACATGAAAGAAAAGCTAAAATCCATTCTTCATGGTCGGGCGCATTTCTCCAAATCCTCCAGGATCACAAGTGGAACGCTAAGCAAGGGTGGGGAGGCTGCGAGCTCCGCGTCGAACAGAAAGAAGCAAGCAGGGGGTGTTGCCGTAGCGCGCCCCGGAGAGCAAGCGTaggcaaccaaacaaaaaaaggcTACAAAAGTAGCTAGCTAGCGTTTTTAAGCTGGCTGCCTTTTCTAGCGCGCGTACTCTTCTGTGGAGTCGCACGGAACGAGCCTTGTCTTCCCTCCAACGACTAGCTCCCTTTTCTTGTTCCGGTCACCCTTCTCTTGCCGTGGAAGGACTTTTGCCTGTGGTGTGGTCCAACCCGTGGGCGGAGTCGCCCTCATCCCCTCATTGCTCAGTGCTCCCTGCAGCTTCGCTGGGCTTTACCCGCGTGGACGCGGGCTTATATATTCTATAAGAGAATGAAAAGCTCTCTCTTTACAATAAAACGCGAACTGCGCGGAGCCCACCCTTTTTCGTTTTCTGCCGCCACTGGGTGGCCGCTGGGGAAACACAGCCCGGCCGCCTCTCGGGAAAGGGGGGTGGGGGATGGGCCTACCTATCCCGAGGGAGCAGTTGAGAGGTTCCATATGCCGAGCCGAAGGGCAGAACTTCAGTGCGTGATCGTAGTATGTCACCTCGTCTCGTCCTCGCAGCATCGAAGAGTACCTATGCACTATGTTCCGGTTCACTGATAAGGAAGATAGAGTTGGGGTGGGGGTCTACGATGTGATACTATAGTATAGTATGCCCCGGGGAGAAAGATGCGCAACTCAAAACGGAAGCAGGAAGCGTGTTGTCAAAAATATCGGAGGTTACCAGATCTCTGAGACTACCATCGATCCGACAGAGCGGAACAACCTGAAAAAGAATTGGAGTTAGAAAGCCGTATGATAGGTGGTAACTATCTTGTACGGTTCGGGGGGTAAGCGGCGTACTCCGGGGGAATATTAGGCTCTATCGAACATACAGGGAATTGGAGGTAGCATTTTACTTATGTTAAGTCATGGACTGGTTTCTTCAGCCCTTTTTCTATGTGTTGGTGTTCTATATGACCGACATAAGACTCGACTTGTTAGATATTATGGAGGTTTAGTGAGCACCATGCCGAATTTCTCTaccattttcttctttttcactttAGCCAATATGAGTTTACCCGGCACTAGCAGCTTTATCGGGGAATTTCTAATCTTAGTAGGAGCTTTCCAAAGAAATAGCTTAGTAGCCACATTAGCAGCGCTTGGGATGATTTTAGGCGCGGCGTATTCCCTTTGGCTATATAATCGTGTGGTTTCTGGAAATTTAAAACCCGATTTCCTCTATAAATTCTCCGATCTAAATGGCAGAGAAGTTTCCATATTTCTACCTTTTCTTGTTGGAGGGGCGACCGTCCGTTGAACTACCAAAAAAGGGTAAACCAATGTGATCATAACATTGTAGGTGCTTGCGATGGGACGGATGCGACTTCCCTCATAAGTAATGGGTGGCATAGCCCGTAGCAGAAGTCCCCTTTTTTTATCCATTTCTTTATTACCCCAGAGGGGCCCGCCCTGGTGGGACCGAGAGAAAGAAAGGACGGGGGGGGCGACCATGCATGGCACTTCTCGACCGTGTCTCCGAGGGACAGTTGAACGAGCGACTCATGAATGCTGCCGGGTCGGACGAGCCAATAACTCGAACGTGTTCGGTCAGTTTTTTGAGCAAGAATCACAGCGTTACCTTACCTTCACCATGATACGGACTCCAAGTTCTTATGGCAGAGCACGAGGAGTTTCCTTCAATATGATGATGAGAATGGAAACCAGAAGCACGACTGGGTCTTCGTAGTCCGAGATCATACTTATATATCAGTCACAGTAACGTAAGCATGAGACTTTTTGGTAGTACCGGTGAACCAGATGGCCGCGGCGAGGGAATCTGGGACGGAGGACTCGTAATATCTCTATAGATCTGGCAAAAGCGAAAGACCCCTAACGTCAGGGGCTGACCACTGAGCTCACTCAGGCCTCGCTGGGCGGGCCAGAGTGGGTGCGAGCTGGAATTGCCATAGCTTATGGTTAGAGCAATAGGAAAGGGCCCAGCGGAGAGAACAGTCAGGATAACGAGCGCGGAGCCCGCTTGGCAGGCGGCAGGAGCTGTGGGCAAGTGCTTGCTTGGTAGGCCAACAGCCCTGTGAACCGGGCGGGGCACTCGACGAAAGGGGGCACACTGAGCAAGTACGAAAAATTGGCCCCGCGGAgctttcaaaaagaaaagcaaggaCCACTACGGGAGGTCGAACCACGGACCGGAGGTAGTAGAACGTGATCCGCACCGGTCAATATTGGATCAAACAATAGGGGACCGTAGCACTGACCTTTATTTTGCAAGACAATAGGTACTGTTCCCTACCGAGACAAGGGACACTCTCAACGGATCCTCCACGCGCTGGGCATACCATAGTTCTTCCGTGCGTCTTTATCGTGGCGGAAACAGAACAAAAGGGAAAGACCCGGCCGACTCGCCCAGGGCTCGAGGGCGAGCCATACGAGAGTGAGCCGAATTCTGTTTACGTTCTCGGTTTGGTTCGGGCCCCTCTCGATCTTTTGCGTATAAGGGAAGGGGGAAGGAGTCTAAATCTATGGACATTAATGAACCACCATTGATGGACGTTGCACATGACACGATCAATTCGACTCGACGGTCCGGTGCTAATAGAAGTCGCTTACTCTCCGTCTAGCGAAGGTGCCAGGGCAGGGCTTTTTTTTTGTAGTAATAGTGGGCGGGTCTCATGAGATTTCATCTATGCCGGCCGTCGGAATCAAACGAGGGTCGAAGGACCATTCGATTCATTAAGGGGGACGGCCCATTTGTAAGGCGGGGGGCCTGAATGAAGAGCGGACCAGACTCTTCTTTGTTTCAGCTGCTCCCACGCACGCAGACCGGAAGATCTCAGTTGTCCTGGACTAGACAAGTACGTAGAGATCTTCGTGGAACCGGGGAGGGAGTCTCAATCGATCTTTTCTAGGATTCCAACTCACGCCACGCACGAAGATTTATCTATTGATAGAGTTAAGGGCTCGGCTCCCCCGACTCTAAAAGGTTAGGTTACTACCAGCTTGCCTCTACGGAAGAGGTGTACTTTGTACTGTCTGGAGGTCATATAGATCGGAACCCGGAGCGAGTTGAACGAAAGCCTTACCCACTGCTACAACTACTGGCGCTTCAAAGGGCTTAGATTCTAAGGTAGGGGTGTCAGCCGTGAAAGCCTTTGGTACTTTAGTAAGGCGAGCAGCCCTTAAACAAAATCAAAGGCGCGACCATCCCCCCTTCCCCTATTTTTGCATTTCATTCTCTATTTGGCCCGCCTCATGAAAAATGATAGGCCTATTGATTCGAAGTAAGTACGAAAGGGTCGGTCAATAGCatagctctttttttttctcctttcgaAGGAAAGGCCTTCGCATTCTTAATCTGGTAGGGCCGGACGGCTTTGTTTGCCCTAGCTTGGCGAATCGCGCCCCTGACCGTTCTCGCGAAGTCTTTGCAACGGCTGGGAAACCTGTCTACGAAGCTAAGCATATTGCCACGCCGACCATCAAATACGAGATTGGGCCCCTTCTCAAAGATGGAATGGCCCAGCCCAATAAAGGAAGGTTAACGTACGCGATGCCTTCCATTTGTACGAATCGCGAACATACCACGCACGACCGGACGTAGAGCCAAAATTCACTGGCAGACCGAGTCGGGCGCAGGTGCCGGATCCTCAAAGTAAAGTATCGATCAGCCTAGTGTACCAACCACGTGGTACGACGGGCACTCAAAGACCTGGCGAATGAGGGCCCACCCCACCCAAGAGCGCTTATGTCATATGGGAACTCTTGGCTGGAAACAATCCTTATGGTTTTGATATCCGGTTAGAATAATAAGAAAGAATCAAAGTCCAAGTTGGTTGGTGAGCCTAGTGATAGGAGACTATCTAGCTTGGTTCGGAGAGCACTTGTTGGGTTTAAGATTAGTTTTTTGCTAAATGTTACGGCCTAAATGCTGAACTATTGACCCTACTTGTTCGGATGGGTGTTCACCCCAAAGTGTTCCCGGACTGCATGCATACATCCGTAAGTAACTTAGTGCAACATGGCAAATTTCATTGAGAGGAATCAGCAAAGAAAAGAAATCTTCTCCGGGTGACTGGATCGCCCCGGAACCACAAGAATCCTTAGAATGGGATTCCAACTCAGCACCTTTTGTTTTGAGATTTTGAGAAGAGTTGCTCAACAATTGGAGAGTACGATGAAAGTTGTAAGCTGTGTTCGGGGGGGAGTTATTGTCTATCGTTGTCCTCTATGGTAGAACCCGTCGGGGAGGCCTGAGAGGCGGTGGTTTACCCTGTGGCGGATGTCAGCGGTTCGAGTCCGCTTATCTCCAGCCCGTGAACTTAGCGGATACTATGATAGCACCGAATTTTGCCAATTCGTCAGTTCGATCTATGATTTCGCATTCATGGACGTTGATAAGATCCTTCCATTTAGTAGTAGCACCTTAAGATGGCATAGCCTTAACGTTAATGGCGAGGTTCAAAAGAGGAAAGGCTTGCTTTATTCAATACCTCCTTATCTATGTAGTGTCTCTTCATTTTCTTGGTGCTTAATGTTGACATTTCAGTAATGGAGGAAGATTGAGAGTGAAACATTTAGGTACgacaaaaggaaaaaggaaacccTTATTTATAAGTAGCTTTGCACAGCAATTGGATCTGGTAAGGTCTAAGGTATAACACAAAGTACCTCTTGAGCGACCTAGGTTCACGCTGGTACTCCTTTCGAAGAAAAATTGTCGTTGGAAAGAGCTTCTTGCATACGATCTCCTCCGGTTGATATTGATGGTATTCGTGATGAACCTCTTTCGGAAGCGAAGGAATCCAAGCCAAGAAAGAACTACCGGCCCTGCTGACTTCATATATTCAGTGCTTGGCGAACGTTGCACACTCCATCACCAATTCCCTTTCATTTCCACAGGCTCCTTCTTTTGGGAGCAACTTTTTGTGTGCAATTAGGTAAAATTTCTCTAACTCTATAACTTGGCAACTGATCAAAAGCTATTCCTCTTAGCCCTAGTAGCCCTAGCTATCTAATGCATACTTTCCAACGGGCCCCGGCCTGGCAAATCACTGGCACATGACTGGAAATTGAGTTAGTTAGAGAGCATTAATTACATCACAAATTCCACCTAGGGATTCCTCTATAAAAAGATTACTCTACTGAACATCTGCAACACATTCCACAGCTTTAGTGCACTTTGGTCTCGAAACTGTTGACTAGGCATTGTCTCGATGAACTATTGATCGCAGACTACTTGTTGTGAATTCACAATTGAATCGCTTCTAGTATGAGAATTTGGTTTTCTCTCACTTTCCGGTTGTAATAGAAGGTTCATTGGCTCGTATCCTGGTTGAGAAGAAGCAGTTTTCAAGCTTGACTTGATTGGTCAAGAAGACAATAGGGTAGGGTTTGAACTCGCTTGTTTCGGAGCCCAAGGATTCTACTCACTCGCTACACGCTTGCTGGTTTCGAACTAATGTCGGATCACTCGTGGTTTTCTTTTTTCGGGTTTATCTCCTCACATGTTGGAGCAACAGGTAGATTTACATATCTGATACCTCTGCTCCTTCCCTTGGGGCTAGTACTCCAACTGAAACTGAAACAGGTGAACTTTCAGCAGCATCTCCTTCAACTGTAGCTCTTCCTGGAACAGCATCCCCAGGGACCGGTTTAACTGCATTTGATCGCTTCAGGCTTGGATATATGGTCTCCAAACCGATAAAAATCGTCATAATGATTTGTGCATCATCAAAACGAGAAGAGGAAGCTCGGGATTCGCGGTTTTCATACCGCTGGTCACGCCTACCATCACGCCTGAAATCTCGATCTCGGCGGAAGGTTGGCTACGGCTGGCTTGGTCGAGCAGCCATTAAACTAGCTcccaaaaagagagaaagagattCGGATAGGATGATAGTTCTCCCCAAGGAAGAAGACAGCTCAAACACCCCTAGCTTCTGGCTCTTCTAGTACTTCCTCCTTCCCTGAAAGGTAGGCATGCGGACTAGAGCAGTTAGGTCAGCTCGCAAGGCTCATAACCTTGGGGTTACGGGTTCGATTCCTACTACCCGCTCCATATTCCTTCTTTATGATATATGTATCATCCATTTGTATATGGTATATGGATTGATTTTTCTTTCCTAAAAGAGTTTCGGTCtaacagttttttcttttttctcttagAGAGTCCTTCTGAACTCGTCATGAATTGGATTTGAACCAATATCTCATTGAGACTTCTCCTTTTAGTCGATCATGACGGGGGGATTCCTACTACAGGATCCCGGCGCCCCTCCCACCTTTACATGGAATATTTGCCAGCCCTACCCATCAAATGGAATCCAATCCAGTAGAGTAGTAAGGTAAGGTGAGAAGCCGGGAAAATAGATCGGATCAACCGGAAAATCATCTTAAAAAGAATCGCATTTGACAGTTTCTGCCCGGACGATTCcatcaaataaataaaaaaaaagttaagagGAAAACGCATAACCAGAAGAAAAAGATATCGTGATGTAAAATGATCATGGGGACACATTGTTTTTAGGACCGACAATTTCCTGCACAGTGCCTGTAGTGATTTCAGAATTCGGCAACTTCGCCTACTAAAAGATCAGTTACAAGAGCACAATGCTTTTTGTGGCTTCCTGCTCGTCAGAGAAACCACGCTGCCGGGGTGATCCAGTTACCCTGAGAAGTTCTCTTTGTCTTCGAGCTTTCATTCCTCAATCCACTTATTCGTTCCCTTCTTTCATATACCTCCCCACCAATAGATAGAGACAAATGGGAATAACCGAACCACGTCTACAAAATGCCAGTACCATGCAGCTGCTTCAAAGCCAACGTGATGCTTCTTGGTCAGATGACCAAGATATTGGCGAATACCACATACGATCAAGAAAAGAGTACCTATAATCACATGAAAACCATGAAAGCCAGTTGCTAAGAAAAAGGTAGAACCATAAATACTATCCGAAATAGTGGAGGGTGCTTGGTAATATTCCATTCCTTGAAAGCCAGTGGATACTAGAGCCAGTGAAACGGTTGCTACTAAAGCGTAAACTGCTCGTTTTTCCTTCCCCGCGAGTATAGCATGATGAGCCCAAGTTACGGCAGCTCCGGATGAAGGGAGAATAGGGGTATTAAGAAGAGGGATTTCCCAAGGATCTAAGACCCCAATCCCTTTTGGGGGCCAAATACCTCCGATCTCTACCGTAGGTGCCAAAGAAGAATGAGAAGAAGcccaaaaaaaagcaaaaaggaACATAACCTCCGAGACTATGAAGAGAATAGAACCATATCGAGGTCCTAATTGTACAGCTTTTGTATGATGCCCTTCCAACGTGGATTCACGTAGAACATCCCGCCACCATACGAACATGGTATAAAGGAGAAATATTAGGCCCAAACTGAGAAGTGTTGCACCCCCTTGAAATGAGTGCATGTACATCACACCTCCTACAGTGGTTGCCAAAGCTCCGAGTGAACCCGAAATAGGCCATGGACTTGGATCTACCAAATGATAAGAATGCCTCTGAGATTCAATCATAAACCACTTTGCCCCGGTTGTATGTAAACCCCCCTTCACCCCCATCCCCTAAAGTGGTAAAGAAGGAGGCTCTTCTTTGTCTCATTAGGACAAACAAATA comes from the Setaria italica strain Yugu1 unplaced genomic scaffold, Setaria_italica_v2.0 scaffold_12, whole genome shotgun sequence genome and includes:
- the LOC111256050 gene encoding uncharacterized protein LOC111256050, translating into MGVKGGLHTTGAKWFMIESQRHSYHLVDPSPWPISGSLGALATTVGGVMYMHSFQGGATLLSLGLIFLLYTMFVWWRDVLRESTLEGHHTKAVQLGPRYGSILFIVSEVMFLFAFFWASSHSSLAPTVEIGGIWPPKGIGVLDPWEIPLLNTPILPSSGAAVTWAHHAILAGKEKRAVYALVATVSLALVSTGFQGMEYYQAPSTISDSIYGSTFFLATGFHGFHVIIGTLFLIVCGIRQYLGHLTKKHHVGFEAAAWYWHFVDVVRLFPFVSIYWWGGI